The following coding sequences lie in one Pseudomonas syringae CC1557 genomic window:
- a CDS encoding ABC transporter permease subunit, with protein sequence MDGIFLQQMVNGLTLGSVYGLIAIGYTMVYGIIGMINFAHGDVYMISAYLAAIGLAVLSFFGVESFPFLILGTLVFTIVVTGVYGFVIERVAYKPLRNSTRLAPLISAIGISLILQNYAQISQGARQQGVPTLLEGAWRFEVGSGFVQITYTKIFILIAAFVGMGVLTYIIKYTKLGRMCRATQQDRKMASILGINTDRVISYVFIIGAAMAALAGVLITMNYGTFDFYAGFIIGIKAFTAAVLGGIGSLPGAMLGGLILGVAESQFSGLINSDYKDVFSFGLLVLILIFRPQGLLGRPLVAKV encoded by the coding sequence ATGGATGGAATCTTCCTGCAACAAATGGTCAACGGACTCACTCTCGGGTCTGTCTACGGCCTTATCGCCATCGGCTACACGATGGTTTACGGCATCATCGGCATGATCAACTTCGCCCATGGTGACGTGTACATGATTTCCGCCTACCTGGCCGCCATCGGCCTCGCGGTTCTGTCTTTCTTCGGCGTTGAATCCTTTCCATTCCTGATTCTCGGTACGCTGGTGTTCACCATCGTGGTAACCGGCGTTTACGGGTTCGTCATCGAGCGTGTGGCTTACAAGCCGCTGCGCAACTCGACCCGGCTGGCACCGCTGATCAGTGCCATCGGTATTTCCCTGATCCTGCAGAATTACGCGCAGATCAGTCAGGGCGCCCGGCAGCAGGGGGTGCCCACGCTGCTTGAAGGCGCGTGGCGCTTCGAGGTCGGCAGCGGCTTCGTGCAGATCACCTACACCAAGATCTTCATCCTCATCGCCGCGTTCGTCGGTATGGGCGTGCTGACCTACATCATCAAGTACACCAAGCTGGGCCGCATGTGCCGTGCCACGCAGCAGGATCGCAAGATGGCGTCGATTCTCGGTATCAACACCGATCGGGTCATTTCCTACGTGTTCATCATCGGCGCGGCCATGGCCGCACTGGCCGGTGTGCTGATCACCATGAACTACGGCACCTTCGATTTCTACGCCGGGTTCATCATTGGTATCAAGGCGTTCACGGCTGCGGTGCTTGGCGGGATTGGTTCGCTGCCGGGCGCCATGCTGGGCGGTTTGATCCTGGGGGTTGCCGAGTCGCAGTTCTCCGGTCTGATCAACTCCGATTACAAAGACGTGTTCAGTTTCGGCCTGCTGGTCCTGATCCTGATTTTCCGTCCCCAAGGCCTGCTGGGTCGCCCACTCGTGGCGAAGGTATAA
- a CDS encoding branched-chain amino acid ABC transporter substrate-binding protein codes for MSHTFYRKGFLAIAVATALGVSSFAQADVKIGVAGPMTGANASFGQQYMKGAQAAADAINAAGGVNGEKIVLVAGDDACEPKQAVAVANRLVDQDKVIGVVGHFCSSSTIPASEIYGDAGVIAITPGSTNPTVTERGLKEMFRMCGRDDQQGIVAGDYIVDVLKGKKVAVINDKDTYGKGLADATAKQLVARGVKPVLEEGLTRGEKDFSALVTKIRSVGADVVYFGGLHPEAGPLVRQMREQGLKDVKFMSDDGVVTDELVTTAGGAQYVDGVYMTFGADPRALPDSKAVVDQFRKAGYEPEGYTLYAYASVQALAAGFNGAKSNKGDKAAEWLKANPVKTVMGEKAWDAKGDLKVSDYVVYQWDAAGKYKQLEKQK; via the coding sequence ATGTCGCATACGTTTTACAGGAAAGGTTTTCTGGCAATCGCAGTGGCAACTGCATTGGGCGTGTCTTCGTTTGCACAGGCGGACGTGAAAATCGGTGTGGCAGGACCAATGACCGGTGCCAACGCATCGTTCGGTCAGCAGTACATGAAAGGTGCGCAGGCAGCAGCCGACGCAATCAACGCGGCAGGTGGTGTGAACGGGGAGAAAATCGTGTTGGTCGCAGGCGATGATGCCTGTGAGCCGAAGCAGGCCGTGGCAGTCGCCAACCGCCTGGTCGATCAGGACAAGGTGATTGGCGTGGTCGGGCACTTCTGCTCGTCGTCAACCATCCCTGCTTCGGAGATCTACGGAGATGCAGGCGTTATTGCCATCACGCCAGGCTCGACCAACCCGACAGTGACCGAGCGCGGCCTGAAAGAGATGTTCCGCATGTGCGGCCGTGACGATCAGCAGGGTATCGTTGCCGGTGACTACATCGTCGACGTGCTCAAAGGCAAGAAAGTGGCGGTCATCAACGACAAGGACACTTACGGCAAGGGCCTGGCGGATGCAACGGCCAAGCAGCTGGTCGCGCGTGGCGTCAAGCCGGTACTTGAGGAAGGTCTGACCCGCGGCGAGAAAGACTTCAGTGCTCTGGTTACCAAGATCCGCTCGGTAGGTGCTGACGTCGTGTACTTCGGTGGCCTGCATCCGGAAGCCGGTCCGCTGGTTCGCCAGATGCGCGAGCAGGGCCTCAAGGACGTCAAGTTCATGTCCGATGACGGCGTCGTGACCGACGAACTGGTCACCACTGCAGGTGGCGCACAGTACGTCGACGGCGTTTACATGACCTTCGGTGCTGACCCGCGCGCACTGCCGGACAGCAAGGCTGTCGTGGATCAGTTCCGCAAGGCCGGTTATGAGCCTGAAGGCTACACCCTGTACGCTTACGCCTCGGTACAGGCCCTGGCTGCCGGTTTCAATGGTGCCAAGTCCAACAAGGGTGACAAGGCGGCCGAATGGCTCAAGGCCAACCCGGTCAAGACCGTCATGGGTGAAAAAGCCTGGGATGCCAAGGGTGACCTGAAAGTCTCCGACTACGTGGTTTATCAGTGGGACGCAGCCGGCAAATACAAGCAACTCGAAAAACAGAAGTGA
- a CDS encoding LysR substrate-binding domain-containing protein, with product MLNKRHLPSIAALQCFEAVTRHLSFTRAAEELNLTQSAVSKQVAQLEELVQHLLFQRVRRRLQLTPAGALYLAEVRKILTQIEMSTHFLRSYGGDTEVLRVSTPSTFGARWLVPRLKGWRLRHPHIHLDLLNEQEPDDLIKGRCDVSFYFGQAAIPGAESVKLFGEELVAVCAPDSLPDKPFSDPTQLSELVLLQNAFRPQAWHEWFESQGYQTDHSYHGPRFETFYMCIRAAQVGCGVALLPRFLVEEELAEGKLVIAWDYALPSTNSAYYLSYPEHTADVPKIRVFLHWMLEQLDQPPA from the coding sequence ATGCTGAACAAACGCCACCTGCCTTCAATCGCTGCCCTGCAATGCTTTGAGGCGGTCACCCGGCATTTGAGTTTCACGCGTGCCGCGGAAGAACTGAACCTGACGCAGAGTGCAGTCAGCAAACAGGTGGCGCAGCTTGAAGAGCTGGTCCAGCACCTGTTGTTTCAGCGCGTACGTCGGCGCCTGCAACTGACGCCGGCCGGCGCGCTGTATCTGGCAGAGGTACGCAAGATCCTCACGCAGATCGAGATGTCGACCCACTTCCTGCGCTCCTACGGTGGCGACACCGAGGTGCTGCGGGTCTCGACGCCTTCGACCTTCGGTGCGCGCTGGCTGGTGCCACGCCTGAAAGGCTGGCGTCTGCGTCACCCGCACATTCACCTGGACCTGCTCAACGAGCAGGAGCCCGATGACCTGATCAAGGGCCGTTGCGACGTGTCGTTCTACTTCGGTCAGGCGGCCATTCCCGGCGCGGAGAGCGTAAAGCTGTTTGGCGAGGAACTGGTAGCGGTATGTGCGCCCGACAGCCTGCCTGATAAACCCTTCAGCGACCCGACCCAGTTGAGCGAACTGGTGCTGTTGCAGAATGCCTTCCGCCCGCAGGCCTGGCATGAATGGTTCGAAAGCCAGGGCTATCAAACCGACCACAGCTACCACGGCCCGCGCTTTGAAACGTTCTACATGTGCATCCGCGCCGCTCAGGTTGGCTGCGGCGTTGCGCTGCTGCCACGCTTTCTGGTCGAGGAAGAACTGGCCGAGGGCAAACTGGTGATTGCGTGGGATTACGCATTGCCCAGCACTAACAGTGCCTACTACCTGTCCTATCCGGAACATACCGCCGACGTGCCCAAAATCCGGGTTTTTCTACACTGGATGCTGGAACAGTTGGATCAACCGCCAGCTTAA
- the pncB gene encoding nicotinate phosphoribosyltransferase has protein sequence MSESAFSNRIVQSLLDTDFYKLTMMQAVLHNYPNVDVEWEFRCRNGEDLRPYLDEIRHQIELLCELSMTPEHLVFLERITFIKPDFLRFLGLFRFNTRYVKTSIEHDELCIRLHGPWLHVILFEVPLLAIVSEVRNRHRYPDTLLSQARDRLYDKFEWLTTNATTDELAELKVADFGTRRRFSYRVQEEILGVLKKDFPGQFVGTSNVHLARQLDLKPLGTMAHEWIMAHQQLGPRLIDSQIAALDCWVREYRGLLGIALTDCITTDAFLNDFDLYFAKLFDGLRHDSGDPIKWAEKCIAHYRKLGIDPMSKTLVFSDGLNLQKSLEIFRALRGRINVSFGIGTNLTADIPGIAPMNMVLKMTACAGQAVAKISDEPGKTQCKDPNFVAYLRHVFKVPALPTPEKPV, from the coding sequence ATGAGCGAGAGCGCCTTTTCCAATCGCATCGTGCAAAGCCTGCTCGATACTGATTTCTACAAGCTGACCATGATGCAGGCCGTCCTGCACAACTACCCCAACGTGGACGTCGAGTGGGAGTTTCGCTGCCGCAACGGGGAAGACCTCCGCCCCTACCTGGATGAAATCCGACACCAGATCGAGTTGCTGTGCGAGCTGTCCATGACGCCTGAGCACCTGGTTTTTCTGGAGCGCATCACGTTCATCAAGCCAGACTTTCTAAGGTTCCTCGGCCTGTTCCGCTTCAATACCCGCTACGTGAAAACCTCGATCGAGCATGACGAACTGTGCATTCGCCTGCACGGGCCGTGGCTGCATGTGATTCTGTTCGAGGTGCCGCTGCTGGCAATCGTCAGCGAGGTGCGCAACCGCCACCGTTACCCGGACACCCTGCTCAGCCAGGCGCGGGACCGCCTGTACGACAAGTTCGAATGGCTGACCACCAACGCCACGACAGACGAGCTGGCCGAGCTGAAAGTAGCGGATTTCGGTACGCGCAGACGCTTTTCCTATCGCGTACAGGAAGAAATCCTCGGCGTGCTGAAAAAGGATTTCCCGGGGCAGTTCGTCGGCACCAGCAATGTGCATCTGGCGCGCCAGCTTGATTTGAAGCCGCTGGGCACGATGGCCCACGAATGGATCATGGCGCATCAGCAACTGGGGCCGCGCCTGATCGACAGCCAGATCGCCGCGCTTGATTGCTGGGTTCGCGAATACCGCGGCCTGCTGGGTATCGCGCTGACCGACTGCATCACCACCGATGCCTTTCTGAACGACTTCGATCTGTACTTCGCCAAGCTGTTTGACGGCTTGCGCCATGATTCAGGCGACCCGATAAAGTGGGCCGAAAAATGCATTGCGCATTACCGGAAACTCGGCATCGACCCGATGAGCAAGACGCTGGTGTTTTCCGATGGCCTGAACCTGCAAAAGTCGCTGGAGATTTTCCGGGCGCTACGCGGGCGCATCAATGTCAGTTTCGGTATCGGTACTAACCTGACCGCAGACATTCCCGGCATCGCGCCAATGAACATGGTGCTGAAAATGACCGCGTGTGCGGGCCAGGCCGTGGCAAAGATTTCCGATGAGCCAGGCAAGACACAATGCAAGGACCCGAACTTTGTCGCCTACCTGCGCCATGTGTTCAAGGTGCCGGCCTTGCCGACGCCTGAAAAACCCGTTTGA
- the nadE gene encoding ammonia-dependent NAD(+) synthetase: protein MHAVQRQIAEQLKVQPPFADQNALQAEVARRVNFIKECLQNARLKTLVLGISGGVDSLTAGLLAQRAVKELRASTGDNSYRFIAVRLPYVVQADEHEAQASVDFIEPDERHTINIGSSVKALAAEVKAFDGLPASSVDFVLGNTKARMRMVAQYTVAGAYQGLVIGTDHAAEAVMGFFTKFGDGACDLAPLSGLVKNQVRAIARHFCAPESLVEKVPTADLEDLSPGKPDEASHGVTYAEIDAFLHGEPVREEAFRIICETYAKTQHKRELPYAP, encoded by the coding sequence ATGCACGCCGTACAGCGCCAAATTGCTGAACAGCTCAAGGTCCAGCCACCTTTCGCGGACCAGAACGCGTTGCAGGCCGAGGTCGCCCGCCGCGTCAACTTCATCAAGGAATGCCTGCAGAACGCGCGGCTCAAAACGCTGGTGCTGGGCATCAGTGGCGGTGTCGACTCGCTGACCGCAGGTCTGCTGGCACAGCGGGCAGTCAAGGAACTGCGCGCCAGCACCGGAGATAACAGCTATCGCTTCATCGCCGTGCGCCTGCCGTATGTGGTGCAAGCGGACGAGCACGAGGCTCAGGCATCGGTGGATTTCATCGAGCCGGACGAACGCCACACAATAAACATTGGCTCCAGCGTCAAGGCACTGGCTGCAGAAGTGAAGGCTTTCGACGGCCTGCCCGCCAGTTCGGTGGACTTCGTGCTTGGCAACACCAAGGCGCGTATGCGCATGGTTGCCCAGTACACCGTCGCCGGGGCTTATCAGGGCCTGGTGATAGGCACTGACCACGCGGCCGAAGCGGTGATGGGTTTCTTCACCAAATTCGGCGACGGCGCCTGTGACCTGGCCCCGCTCAGTGGTCTGGTGAAAAACCAGGTACGCGCCATCGCTCGCCATTTCTGCGCGCCAGAATCACTGGTGGAAAAAGTCCCGACGGCGGACCTGGAAGACTTGTCACCCGGTAAACCGGACGAAGCCTCGCACGGCGTGACCTACGCCGAAATCGACGCCTTCCTGCACGGCGAGCCGGTGCGTGAAGAAGCGTTCCGGATCATTTGCGAAACCTACGCCAAGACCCAGCACAAACGCGAATTACCCTACGCGCCCTGA
- the azu gene encoding azurin, which yields MIRKLVAISLLSLASGQLLAAECSTTVDSTDQMMYDTKSIQIDKSCKTFTVNLTHSGSLPKNVMGHNWVLGKEADAQAITTDGMSVGIDKDYVKPDDTRVIAHTKVIGAGEKDSVTFDVSKLDPAEKYQFFCTFPGHISMMKGAVTLK from the coding sequence ATGATCCGCAAGCTCGTAGCGATTTCGCTGTTGTCGTTGGCCAGTGGTCAGTTGTTGGCTGCCGAATGTAGCACCACAGTCGATTCGACCGATCAGATGATGTACGACACCAAATCCATCCAGATCGACAAGAGCTGCAAGACCTTCACCGTCAATCTGACCCACTCCGGCAGCCTGCCGAAAAACGTCATGGGGCATAACTGGGTACTGGGCAAAGAAGCCGATGCTCAGGCGATCACCACTGACGGCATGTCGGTTGGCATCGACAAGGATTACGTGAAGCCGGACGACACCCGCGTCATCGCTCACACCAAAGTCATCGGTGCTGGCGAAAAAGACTCGGTGACGTTTGACGTGTCGAAGCTTGATCCGGCGGAAAAATACCAGTTTTTCTGCACCTTCCCGGGCCACATCAGCATGATGAAAGGCGCTGTGACGCTGAAGTAA
- a CDS encoding transglutaminase family protein, whose protein sequence is MSAFYQIFHDTHYKYDSPVSLAQQLAHLWPRSSPWQRCTEQELEIFPTPTTRRDELDVFGNPLTRLAFERPHDELQVNARLRIEVLERPFLDFNLSPEWEVTRSALTYSAKPMTEDILDACRYRFESPYVHLKRSFVEFSQDCFPAGRPLLLGVQALMEKIFSEFTFDEEATQVATPLVEVLERRRGVCQDFAHLMLACLRSRGLAARYVSGYLLTQPPPGQPRLIGADASHAWVSVFCPASGWVDFDPTNNVQPALEHISLAWGRDFSDVSPLRGVILGGGTHDPEVRVTVMPVSA, encoded by the coding sequence ATGAGCGCTTTTTACCAGATTTTTCATGACACGCATTACAAGTACGACAGCCCGGTTTCTCTGGCTCAGCAACTGGCGCATCTATGGCCACGTAGCAGCCCGTGGCAGCGTTGCACTGAGCAGGAGCTGGAGATTTTCCCGACGCCCACCACGCGGCGTGATGAGCTGGACGTATTCGGCAACCCGCTGACCCGTCTGGCGTTCGAGCGGCCGCATGACGAGTTGCAGGTCAACGCCCGACTGCGCATCGAAGTACTGGAGCGGCCGTTTCTGGATTTCAATCTGTCGCCGGAATGGGAAGTGACGCGCAGTGCGCTGACCTACAGCGCCAAACCGATGACCGAGGATATTCTGGACGCCTGTCGCTATCGTTTCGAATCGCCCTACGTGCACTTGAAGCGTTCGTTCGTCGAGTTCTCGCAGGACTGTTTCCCTGCGGGTCGGCCCTTGCTACTGGGCGTGCAGGCGTTGATGGAGAAGATTTTCAGCGAATTCACCTTTGATGAAGAGGCGACTCAGGTCGCCACGCCGCTGGTGGAAGTGCTGGAGCGGCGACGCGGTGTCTGCCAGGACTTCGCTCACCTGATGCTGGCCTGCCTGCGCTCGCGTGGGCTGGCGGCGCGTTACGTGAGTGGTTATCTGCTGACTCAGCCGCCACCGGGCCAGCCTCGGTTGATCGGCGCAGATGCTTCGCATGCCTGGGTGTCGGTGTTCTGTCCAGCCTCGGGCTGGGTCGATTTCGACCCCACCAACAACGTGCAACCTGCGCTGGAACACATCAGCCTGGCCTGGGGGCGCGACTTCTCTGACGTCTCGCCGTTGAGGGGTGTGATTCTGGGTGGCGGCACGCATGATCCCGAAGTCCGGGTGACGGTGATGCCGGTCAGCGCCTGA
- a CDS encoding circularly permuted type 2 ATP-grasp protein has protein sequence MPDLLDRYPLSEGTYHEMLDADGAVRPHWRRLYEHMQRSTSAQLIQRQALLTRQIQENGVTYNVYADPKGADRPWELDLLPHIIAADEWQHVSAGIAQRARLLNAVLADLYGPQTLIANGLLPAELVFGHNNFLWPCQGIKPPENTFLHMYAVDLARTPDGRWWVTADRTQAPSGAGYALENRQSVARALPETFRDLQVRHLSGFFDTLQQTLSRQAPTSNEAPLVVLLTPGRFNESYFEHLYLARQLGYPLVEGGDLTVRDATVYLKTLSGLRRVHAIMRRLDDDFCDPLELRTDSALGVPGLLEAVRQGNVLVANALGSGVLESPGLLGFLPKISQYLFGEDLILPSVATWWCGEPTVLAQALEKLPDLLIKPAFPSQHFAPVFGRDLSEEQRQELARRMQSRPYAYVAQELAQLSHAPVLQADGTGLQPRAIGMRVYAVASRDGYRVLPGGLTRVAAEADADVVSMQRGGASKDTWVLGERSHLGEPWKGQRALGVYDLIRRDPYLPSRVVENLFWFGRYCERCEDSARLLRIMLTRYVDDDDPLALEAAVALAENLGMLPEAEEGEELRARLLTAMLGDEWPFSLRANLQRLQWAASQVRGKLSRENWQALVELQREALSLETEEPDFGELVDFLNRLVMSLAALSGFAMDDMTRDEGWNFLMIGRRIERLKFLSTSLAAFLRGSAVSEKAGLEWLLELGNSSITYRSRYMAVPHLIPVLDLLLLDEQNPHAVLFQLKLVQRSLRRLNDEFDTPRDNSLVVLTQRLAGFDLGSLENPLFGQSSIDAVLDGLADLLQSIGDCSGQASDRLALRHFAHVDDVSQRTVSV, from the coding sequence ATGCCTGACCTGCTTGACCGCTACCCGCTTTCCGAGGGTACTTACCATGAAATGCTCGACGCCGACGGAGCGGTTCGTCCGCACTGGCGTCGCCTGTACGAACACATGCAGCGCAGCACGTCGGCGCAATTGATCCAGCGCCAGGCGTTGTTGACCCGGCAGATTCAGGAAAACGGCGTCACCTACAACGTGTACGCCGACCCCAAGGGCGCGGACCGGCCGTGGGAGCTGGACCTGCTGCCGCACATCATTGCGGCGGATGAATGGCAACACGTGTCGGCAGGGATTGCCCAGCGTGCGCGCCTGCTGAATGCTGTGCTGGCGGACCTGTATGGCCCACAGACGCTGATCGCCAACGGCCTGCTGCCCGCCGAGTTGGTATTTGGTCACAACAACTTTCTGTGGCCGTGTCAGGGCATCAAGCCGCCGGAAAACACCTTTCTGCACATGTACGCCGTCGACCTGGCGCGCACGCCCGATGGCCGCTGGTGGGTTACCGCTGACCGCACGCAGGCGCCCTCAGGCGCTGGCTACGCGCTGGAGAATCGTCAGAGCGTCGCCCGTGCCTTGCCGGAAACCTTTCGTGACCTGCAGGTCAGGCACCTGTCGGGCTTTTTCGACACGCTGCAACAGACCTTGTCCCGTCAGGCGCCGACCAGCAATGAAGCACCGCTGGTGGTGCTGTTGACGCCTGGGCGTTTCAACGAAAGCTACTTCGAGCACCTTTATCTGGCGCGGCAGTTGGGTTATCCGCTGGTCGAAGGCGGTGATCTGACGGTGCGTGATGCCACGGTTTACCTGAAAACCCTCAGCGGTCTGCGTCGGGTTCACGCCATCATGCGGCGTCTGGACGATGATTTTTGCGACCCTCTGGAATTGCGCACCGATTCTGCGCTGGGCGTGCCGGGGCTGCTGGAAGCGGTGCGCCAGGGCAATGTGCTGGTTGCCAATGCGTTGGGCAGTGGTGTGCTGGAGTCGCCAGGTTTGCTGGGCTTCCTGCCGAAAATCAGTCAGTACCTGTTTGGCGAGGACCTGATTCTGCCCTCGGTTGCGACCTGGTGGTGTGGCGAACCGACGGTGCTGGCGCAAGCGCTGGAGAAACTGCCTGATCTGCTGATCAAACCCGCGTTTCCCTCGCAGCATTTCGCCCCGGTATTCGGTCGCGATCTTAGCGAGGAGCAGCGCCAGGAACTTGCCCGGCGCATGCAGTCACGACCTTATGCCTACGTTGCTCAGGAACTGGCACAGCTTTCCCACGCGCCGGTGCTGCAAGCCGATGGCACCGGTTTGCAGCCGCGCGCTATTGGCATGCGTGTTTACGCCGTGGCCAGTCGCGATGGTTATCGTGTGCTGCCGGGCGGTCTGACCCGCGTTGCCGCCGAAGCCGATGCCGATGTGGTCTCGATGCAGCGCGGCGGCGCGAGCAAGGACACTTGGGTGCTGGGCGAACGCTCGCACCTCGGTGAACCCTGGAAAGGCCAGCGTGCATTGGGGGTCTACGATCTGATCCGCCGCGATCCTTATCTGCCTTCGCGGGTGGTGGAGAACCTGTTCTGGTTTGGCCGTTATTGCGAGCGTTGCGAGGACAGCGCCCGACTGCTGCGCATCATGCTGACCCGTTATGTCGATGACGACGACCCGCTTGCGCTGGAAGCCGCCGTCGCGCTGGCTGAAAACCTCGGCATGTTGCCCGAGGCGGAGGAGGGCGAAGAACTGAGAGCGCGTCTACTGACGGCCATGCTGGGTGATGAGTGGCCGTTCAGCCTGCGTGCCAACCTGCAGCGTCTGCAATGGGCTGCCTCGCAAGTGCGCGGCAAGCTCTCAAGGGAAAACTGGCAGGCGCTGGTCGAGTTGCAGCGTGAAGCCTTGAGTCTGGAAACCGAAGAGCCGGACTTTGGCGAACTGGTGGATTTTCTCAATCGTCTGGTGATGTCGCTGGCGGCCCTTTCCGGGTTCGCGATGGACGACATGACCCGCGACGAAGGCTGGAACTTCCTTATGATTGGGCGGCGCATAGAGCGTCTGAAGTTTCTCAGCACCAGTCTGGCGGCATTTTTGCGGGGCTCGGCAGTCTCGGAGAAGGCAGGGCTGGAGTGGTTGCTGGAACTGGGCAACAGCAGTATTACTTATCGCTCGCGTTACATGGCCGTGCCGCACCTGATTCCGGTGCTGGACCTGTTGCTGCTCGATGAGCAGAACCCGCATGCGGTGCTGTTTCAGCTCAAACTGGTGCAGCGTTCGCTGCGCCGCCTGAACGACGAGTTCGATACGCCACGCGACAACAGCCTTGTGGTGCTGACGCAGCGTCTTGCCGGGTTCGACCTGGGCAGCCTGGAAAATCCGCTGTTTGGCCAAAGCAGCATCGACGCCGTGCTCGACGGGCTCGCCGACCTGCTACAGAGCATCGGTGATTGCAGCGGGCAAGCCTCCGATCGCTTGGCGCTGCGCCATTTTGCTCACGTCGATGACGTCAGCCAACGCACGGTATCTGTCTGA